The following coding sequences are from one Sphingobium sp. Cam5-1 window:
- the rnk gene encoding nucleoside diphosphate kinase regulator — protein sequence MTSKKGRRRPQIHMIDSEADAITDLAIAAERRIPQVSKLLLEETARAHIYSAARIPQDVVTMNATVDFTDETGEKAHSYQLVYPREADISSGRISILTPVGAGLIGLREGQSILCPDRDGRERELKIVRVVHER from the coding sequence ATGACCAGCAAGAAGGGGCGTCGCCGCCCGCAAATCCATATGATCGATTCCGAAGCCGACGCGATCACTGATCTCGCAATCGCTGCTGAAAGACGGATCCCGCAGGTGAGCAAGCTTCTCCTGGAGGAAACTGCGCGGGCTCACATTTACTCGGCAGCGCGCATCCCTCAAGACGTTGTGACGATGAACGCCACTGTCGATTTCACCGACGAGACTGGAGAAAAGGCGCACAGCTACCAGCTGGTTTATCCGCGAGAAGCCGACATTTCATCCGGCCGAATATCTATTCTGACGCCGGTTGGTGCTGGTCTCATCGGCCTGAGGGAAGGGCAGTCAATATTGTGCCCAGATCGTGATGGACGCGAGCGAGAGCTTAAGATCGTCAGGGTGGTGCACGAAAGATAG
- a CDS encoding DUF1971 domain-containing protein: MIGHLPDGVRPYNRTPTFTEKTIPAGLLNDHQTKEGTWGLIRVEEGELRYIVTDPRRTLAEVILSSGTLPGIVEPTILHRVEPLGSVRFHVEFSRLEP, from the coding sequence ATGATCGGTCACCTTCCTGACGGGGTCAGACCCTATAACCGCACGCCGACCTTCACCGAGAAGACTATACCGGCAGGTCTGCTGAACGATCATCAGACGAAGGAAGGCACCTGGGGTCTGATTCGCGTGGAGGAAGGCGAACTGCGCTATATCGTGACCGATCCGCGCAGAACGCTGGCAGAAGTTATATTGTCCAGCGGGACGTTGCCCGGCATTGTCGAGCCGACCATCTTGCACCGAGTCGAGCCGCTAGGTTCGGTACGCTTTCACGTTGAATTTAGTAGGCTGGAGCCATGA
- the fixJ gene encoding response regulator FixJ produces MTVSEAIVYVIDDDDGARLSLEFLLDCAGIRVRSFASADTFLASSPPLSGACIVTDVRMPGRNGIELVEELRRRGANVPVIVITGHADVPLAIQAMHAGVADFIEKPFDDEVMLSSIRKALARQAGDEQAQVEKRSILDRIASLSPRELEVMDGLVAGHANKAIAFDLEISARTVEVYRANVMMKMQVKTLSELVRMVTLARLG; encoded by the coding sequence ATGACGGTGAGTGAAGCGATCGTTTACGTCATCGACGATGATGACGGCGCGCGTCTTTCGCTGGAGTTCCTGCTCGACTGCGCGGGGATACGGGTGCGCTCCTTTGCTTCTGCCGACACCTTCCTCGCCTCGTCCCCGCCGCTGTCGGGCGCCTGCATCGTCACGGACGTCCGGATGCCAGGCCGCAACGGCATTGAACTGGTGGAGGAACTGAGGCGGCGTGGTGCAAATGTGCCGGTCATCGTCATCACCGGCCATGCCGATGTGCCGCTCGCCATACAGGCGATGCACGCAGGGGTGGCGGACTTCATAGAAAAGCCTTTCGATGATGAAGTGATGCTGTCGTCGATCCGCAAGGCGCTTGCCCGGCAGGCCGGGGACGAACAAGCGCAGGTGGAGAAGCGGTCGATACTCGACCGCATTGCAAGCCTTAGCCCTCGCGAGCTGGAGGTGATGGACGGCCTGGTTGCGGGACACGCCAACAAGGCGATCGCCTTTGACCTGGAGATCAGCGCCAGGACGGTCGAGGTTTATCGAGCGAATGTGATGATGAAGATGCAGGTCAAGACCCTTTCGGAACTCGTCCGCATGGTGACGCTGGCAAGATTGGGCTAG
- a CDS encoding histidine kinase yields the protein MTRDNPVLLFIDDAALLSSIEFALSVVGIKAAAGSDLSDPAAAVAFVVDLDCAQGLERLAELRRKCATPAILLATNPTRALRASAAELNAILIEKPLLEDELMQTLNLILQSQKAAS from the coding sequence ATGACCAGGGACAATCCGGTCCTGCTGTTCATCGATGATGCAGCGCTCCTCTCCTCGATCGAATTCGCCCTGTCAGTAGTGGGGATCAAGGCAGCGGCAGGGTCGGACCTATCCGATCCGGCCGCTGCCGTTGCCTTTGTGGTGGACCTGGATTGCGCGCAGGGGCTTGAACGACTTGCCGAGCTTCGGAGGAAATGCGCCACCCCTGCGATCCTGCTGGCGACAAATCCCACCCGCGCGCTTCGCGCTTCAGCCGCTGAACTAAACGCCATTCTCATTGAAAAGCCGCTGCTGGAAGACGAACTCATGCAAACCCTGAACCTGATCCTGCAGAGCCAGAAGGCAGCGTCATGA
- a CDS encoding alternative oxidase — MTAPFIDLGVHHKPKGLSDQVAFGFTKMLRWCADTFFAARYGHRAVVLETVAAVPGMVGATITHLACLRRICDDRGWIKTLMDEAENERMHLMTFIEISKPTWFERAVIMGVQWVFYLFFFALYLVSAKTAHRVVGYFEEEAVISYTHYLAEIDEGRSPNVPAPEIAKRYWNLPDEATLRDVVLVVRADEAHHRDVNHGFANELGGLPVGAIAHCPPHVALEPIWKKAA, encoded by the coding sequence ATGACCGCACCGTTCATCGATCTTGGCGTCCATCACAAGCCCAAAGGGCTGTCGGACCAGGTCGCCTTTGGCTTCACGAAGATGTTGCGCTGGTGCGCGGACACCTTCTTCGCTGCACGCTACGGCCATCGCGCCGTGGTACTGGAAACGGTGGCGGCTGTCCCCGGCATGGTCGGGGCGACCATCACCCATCTCGCCTGCCTGCGGCGCATCTGCGATGACAGGGGCTGGATCAAGACGCTCATGGACGAAGCGGAAAATGAGCGCATGCACCTCATGACCTTCATCGAGATTTCCAAGCCCACCTGGTTCGAACGCGCGGTGATCATGGGCGTGCAGTGGGTCTTCTATCTGTTCTTCTTCGCCCTCTATCTGGTGAGCGCCAAGACGGCTCACCGCGTGGTCGGCTATTTCGAAGAAGAGGCAGTGATCAGCTACACCCATTATCTTGCTGAGATCGACGAAGGCCGCAGCCCCAATGTGCCCGCGCCGGAAATCGCCAAACGCTATTGGAATTTGCCGGACGAAGCGACGCTCCGCGACGTGGTGCTGGTTGTCCGGGCGGACGAAGCTCATCACCGCGACGTCAACCATGGCTTTGCCAATGAACTTGGCGGCCTGCCTGTGGGCGCGATCGCCCACTGCCCGCCCCACGTCGCGCTGGAGCCCATCTGGAAGAAGGCGGCCTGA
- a CDS encoding group III truncated hemoglobin yields the protein MTTEIKEEDIARLVPAFYERVRQDRVLGPIFNGAIDDWPHHLGKLQDFWSSVMLTSGRYKGQPMVAHVRHAEHMTDDNFAKWLALWREVSDELLSPAAATAFQQKADRIAESLQLGVQFYRERNEA from the coding sequence ATGACGACTGAAATCAAGGAAGAAGATATCGCGCGCCTCGTCCCTGCCTTTTACGAGCGGGTCCGGCAGGATCGGGTCCTAGGACCGATCTTCAATGGTGCGATAGACGATTGGCCCCACCATCTCGGCAAGCTTCAGGACTTCTGGTCCTCGGTCATGCTGACGTCGGGGCGATACAAGGGGCAACCGATGGTGGCGCATGTTCGGCACGCCGAGCACATGACCGATGACAACTTCGCCAAATGGTTGGCGCTGTGGCGGGAGGTCAGCGACGAACTGCTCTCACCCGCCGCCGCAACGGCCTTCCAGCAAAAGGCGGATCGGATCGCGGAAAGCCTGCAGCTTGGCGTTCAATTCTACCGAGAAAGGAATGAAGCATGA
- a CDS encoding PAS domain-containing sensor histidine kinase, which produces MSLLAPPILVTLALAAIAVAIGAGVRIAFAAELGQRATYIFFVPAVVVASALSGLRGGVIACIAGAASGLLCDRAIGPLEVGSLIAAAAFVVIGLAVALGGEWFQRARAEAERGTAALARREAHLRSLLDTVPDAIIVIDEGGLIRDFSPAAERMFGWSMEDVRGRNVSMLMPDPYRSAHDDYLTRYYTTGEKRIIGKGRVVVGQRKDGSTFPLELAVGEMRVGGKRHFTGFIRDLTERQQAEARLQELQNELVHVSRLTALGEMASALAHELNQPLSAIANYLKGSRMLLAREEVPLDRVGEALERAGAEALRAGDIIRRLRDFVARGETERSVESLAKMVEEASALALVGAKEHEIRVQYEFSPEIDLVLADKVQIQQVVLNLIRNAVDAMTDVALPRRELLIGIEPAGDNMAQVTVADTGLGIDPEVADRLFQPFITTKRTGMGVGLSISRTIVEAHGGRIWAEPREGGGALFCVTLPRVSEEDLYDGE; this is translated from the coding sequence ATGAGCCTGCTCGCGCCGCCAATTCTGGTGACGCTGGCGCTTGCCGCCATCGCTGTGGCGATTGGCGCGGGGGTGCGCATCGCCTTCGCCGCAGAGCTTGGCCAGCGCGCCACCTATATCTTCTTCGTTCCGGCGGTGGTGGTGGCAAGCGCCTTGTCAGGTCTGCGCGGCGGGGTCATCGCTTGCATAGCGGGAGCCGCATCAGGGCTACTTTGCGATAGGGCGATAGGTCCTCTGGAAGTCGGAAGCCTCATCGCGGCGGCGGCGTTCGTGGTGATCGGCCTTGCGGTTGCGCTTGGCGGCGAATGGTTCCAGCGAGCGCGGGCAGAGGCGGAACGCGGCACGGCGGCGCTGGCGAGGCGGGAGGCGCATCTGCGCTCGTTGCTCGACACCGTGCCTGACGCCATCATCGTGATCGACGAGGGGGGATTAATACGGGACTTCAGCCCGGCAGCGGAGCGGATGTTCGGTTGGAGCATGGAGGACGTACGCGGACGCAATGTCAGCATGTTGATGCCCGATCCATATCGATCGGCGCATGATGACTATCTGACCCGCTATTACACAACTGGGGAGAAGCGGATCATCGGCAAGGGCCGGGTGGTGGTGGGTCAGCGCAAGGACGGATCGACCTTTCCCCTGGAACTGGCCGTCGGAGAGATGCGCGTCGGCGGCAAACGGCATTTCACCGGCTTCATCCGCGATCTTACCGAACGGCAGCAGGCTGAGGCCCGGCTTCAGGAATTGCAGAACGAACTGGTTCATGTGTCGCGGCTAACGGCGCTCGGCGAAATGGCGTCCGCATTGGCGCATGAGTTGAACCAGCCTCTATCGGCGATTGCCAATTATCTTAAAGGCAGCCGCATGCTGCTGGCGCGCGAAGAGGTGCCGCTGGACCGCGTGGGTGAAGCGCTGGAACGGGCAGGGGCGGAAGCGCTGCGGGCGGGCGACATCATCCGCCGCCTGCGGGACTTTGTCGCGCGCGGGGAAACGGAGCGGTCGGTCGAAAGCCTGGCCAAGATGGTCGAGGAAGCCAGTGCCCTGGCACTGGTGGGCGCCAAGGAACATGAGATCCGGGTGCAGTATGAGTTCAGTCCCGAGATTGATCTGGTTCTGGCGGACAAGGTCCAGATCCAGCAGGTGGTGCTGAACCTCATCCGCAACGCCGTCGACGCAATGACCGATGTCGCGCTGCCCCGTCGCGAATTGCTGATCGGGATTGAGCCAGCGGGCGATAATATGGCGCAGGTTACCGTGGCAGACACAGGCCTTGGGATTGATCCCGAAGTTGCCGATCGCCTGTTTCAACCGTTCATCACGACCAAGCGAACCGGCATGGGCGTCGGCCTTTCCATTTCGCGCACCATTGTCGAGGCGCATGGCGGGCGGATCTGGGCGGAACCGCGGGAGGGCGGCGGCGCGTTGTTTTGCGTCACCCTGCCACGCGTGAGTGAGGAGGATCTGTATGACGGTGAGTGA
- a CDS encoding STAS/SEC14 domain-containing protein produces the protein MYILEFDEQTRVLSQRASGFWNLAEFGRYHAEFTALLSRIRSDGRPIKMLFDSRDMPPQSAEVVNAFSKMTSADGMNADGRVAILVSGMLSKLQAQRISDNPLVKSFNDEAEARAWLAEPILSC, from the coding sequence ATGTACATTTTGGAATTCGACGAACAAACGCGCGTGCTGTCCCAGAGGGCGAGCGGATTTTGGAACCTGGCAGAATTCGGGCGGTATCACGCAGAGTTCACCGCGCTTCTGAGCCGGATCCGCTCAGATGGACGACCCATTAAAATGCTGTTCGACAGCCGAGACATGCCGCCTCAATCGGCCGAGGTGGTAAACGCATTTTCCAAGATGACCAGCGCAGACGGCATGAATGCTGACGGACGGGTCGCGATCCTGGTTTCGGGCATGCTCTCCAAACTGCAGGCCCAGCGGATTTCCGATAATCCACTTGTGAAGAGTTTCAATGACGAGGCGGAAGCGCGGGCTTGGCTAGCGGAGCCGATTTTAAGTTGCTAG
- a CDS encoding uroporphyrinogen-III synthase — protein sequence MGPKFIWVTRTSPYNMLTAHRLKGIGHKALTIPLLTIKPRPHEALSTQPDALAFTSIHAIEHHRLDCRFRDLPVFTVGERTAKLARDAGYRRVQSADGNALDLEILIKDHMPKGSEIIYYSAAEPAVELALSLNERGYAARQITVYESLRSPSNTITPALAAMPWMDGVLIHSAKAGRIIAQLIADCGEQWQGTAYCISEAAADPLRHLAHGRVNVSEKPNERAMLDLLGGRGPPPSF from the coding sequence ATGGGACCGAAGTTCATATGGGTTACTCGAACATCACCGTATAACATGCTTACCGCACATCGGCTGAAGGGGATTGGGCACAAGGCGCTCACAATTCCCCTTCTCACGATCAAGCCAAGGCCTCATGAGGCACTATCAACCCAACCTGATGCGCTCGCGTTTACCAGCATTCACGCTATCGAGCACCACCGCTTGGACTGCCGCTTTCGTGATCTGCCTGTTTTTACAGTTGGCGAGCGAACGGCGAAGCTGGCGCGCGATGCTGGCTATCGTCGGGTGCAATCGGCCGACGGAAATGCGCTTGATCTGGAGATACTGATCAAGGATCACATGCCTAAAGGCTCTGAAATCATCTACTATAGTGCTGCTGAGCCTGCAGTGGAACTCGCGCTATCGTTGAACGAGAGAGGTTATGCCGCTCGCCAGATCACCGTATATGAAAGTCTACGCTCTCCTTCGAACACAATTACTCCCGCATTGGCCGCCATGCCTTGGATGGACGGAGTTCTGATACACTCAGCGAAGGCGGGTAGGATTATCGCTCAGCTCATAGCCGATTGCGGAGAGCAGTGGCAGGGGACCGCCTATTGCATCTCCGAAGCTGCCGCCGATCCCCTGCGGCATCTTGCACATGGAAGAGTAAATGTTTCGGAAAAGCCTAATGAGCGGGCAATGCTTGATTTGCTAGGTGGAAGGGGCCCCCCGCCAAGTTTTTAG
- a CDS encoding DEAD/DEAH box helicase — protein sequence MSEGQAGVRNTLLDYDLGPVLRRADLRVGRPSIRAATRRSNGLPVIVKSWPRREGMDDRELEEVWRNEIRQLHRLVSYPGATDRLAVLQNSAEVEDGFHLLLSNDHRLPLQRWLDDPRGGDWYRSPRTARNRVRLWEEIARVAEGLEILHAQGLLHRNIDTWSVLTSIGDQPDFLLTGFEWSIRLTSAAVGRQRRRTASARSTRYSFYEDWRAVGVLACRLMNFPARGRADEPYFPDVERDAEFLLAAERDLLVLLLTSDPLSRLDATIVLQKISTILEGLRAQLTGGQPRLVLALGLGTESNLSAAIFRASGELVESDEEAEQLLFVRQDLGEEPKLIRFKEGEGDRGARYVLRGSRLTYRLQTFVPPGGGAPSWAVARCYDAEAREPAHARIDRSVVLGTLPIEVITIREAAQGAAKLVGTTTRWDALVGAPPPDPLETALQDKTYGELVLFQVAEMLMEAADIWPVTVAREKTSGGNVTLELTVRRDDVLERLSHALDLPPPGPRLRRLMESDQVGVEGEWRLTEEPVLGLRGGDRTRWRLVNADLKARPERYVLEGPGPSPNGSDLYLRAGGDGSDRLLQRKLKALRSLREHGELLEMLASPRLRRRASHDRWALDGLSDVLDASKMKALGELWAVLPLYLLQGPPGVGKTRLVQELVAARMGQDGAERLLLTAQSHAAVDHLLEKVKGELDKRRDMSLPDPVLALRCRPKDHGSGSSDWDLPVRAAALAADLAQSDLARSAPAHLAQKISDVAATLRGAGMDDGEPLGRQLRNSPDRSFQSLLLRSSNLVFASTNAGELETLVEERAQFDWSIVEEAGKATGVDLLAPLLLSYRRLMIGDHKQLPPFNTERMEKLFAAPQRIADAFDVGRHLLARAFGQAGIDEALDFVANADIETLSAGARSRMMMFETMIEAETAKPPREGRLSMAMQLDQQHRMHPAIGQLVERSFYPGTLATSDDARARFATEPCPVSFAGAVGSSPVTFINMPFGHAMVGGSSPEMPPRWRNMPEVNTVAEVLRRLQAIGDDRPEIAVLTPYRAQHRFLEDRIAADRRSGRLDNLERFSEVGGGICHTVDSFQGNEADVVVISLVRNNAHSGVKSLGFLSDKRRMNVLMSRARWRLVLVGSLDFLKARFQEELEPEEGERLGFLRRWLAAFQELEGTKGPDGVPFASVVHIADLLGDGE from the coding sequence ATGAGTGAGGGGCAAGCGGGTGTTCGGAACACCCTTCTAGATTACGATCTCGGCCCGGTTCTTCGACGGGCCGATCTGCGCGTCGGACGGCCTTCGATCCGCGCCGCGACCCGGCGTTCAAACGGCTTGCCCGTGATCGTGAAGTCGTGGCCGCGCCGCGAGGGCATGGATGATCGCGAGCTCGAGGAGGTCTGGCGCAACGAGATCAGGCAACTGCACCGGCTGGTCAGCTATCCTGGCGCGACCGATCGCCTAGCGGTGCTGCAGAACTCGGCGGAGGTCGAGGACGGCTTTCACCTGCTCCTCTCGAACGACCACCGTCTTCCCTTGCAGCGTTGGCTCGACGACCCGCGTGGCGGTGACTGGTATCGGAGCCCCCGCACAGCACGAAATCGCGTTCGGCTTTGGGAGGAGATCGCCAGGGTTGCCGAGGGTCTTGAGATCCTCCACGCGCAAGGTCTTCTCCATCGGAACATCGACACATGGAGCGTGCTGACCTCCATCGGCGACCAGCCGGACTTCCTTCTCACTGGCTTCGAGTGGTCGATCCGTCTGACGAGCGCGGCGGTCGGGCGGCAGAGGCGCCGCACGGCGTCCGCGCGAAGCACACGTTACTCCTTCTACGAAGACTGGCGGGCGGTTGGTGTGCTCGCCTGCCGTCTGATGAACTTTCCGGCGAGAGGACGCGCCGATGAACCTTACTTCCCGGACGTAGAGCGCGATGCCGAGTTCCTGCTAGCGGCCGAGCGCGACCTCCTCGTCCTGCTCTTGACGTCGGATCCGCTGTCGCGCTTGGATGCGACGATCGTCCTGCAGAAGATCAGTACCATCCTCGAAGGGCTGCGGGCGCAGCTTACGGGTGGACAGCCTAGGCTGGTTCTGGCGCTTGGGCTCGGGACCGAGTCGAACCTCTCGGCGGCGATCTTCCGCGCAAGCGGCGAACTCGTCGAGTCCGATGAGGAGGCGGAGCAACTCCTCTTCGTTCGGCAGGATTTGGGCGAGGAGCCGAAGCTGATTCGCTTCAAAGAGGGCGAAGGTGACCGCGGCGCCCGCTACGTGCTGCGTGGCAGCCGCCTGACCTACCGTCTCCAGACTTTCGTCCCTCCGGGTGGCGGCGCGCCGAGCTGGGCGGTGGCACGCTGCTACGACGCCGAGGCGCGGGAGCCCGCTCATGCGCGTATCGACCGCAGCGTCGTGCTTGGCACTTTGCCGATTGAGGTCATCACCATCCGCGAGGCGGCGCAAGGCGCGGCCAAGCTGGTGGGGACGACGACCCGCTGGGACGCGCTAGTCGGGGCGCCCCCGCCGGATCCGCTCGAAACGGCGCTTCAGGACAAGACCTACGGCGAGCTCGTCCTGTTCCAGGTCGCCGAGATGCTTATGGAGGCGGCGGACATCTGGCCGGTGACCGTTGCCCGAGAGAAAACGAGCGGCGGCAACGTGACGCTCGAACTGACGGTCCGGCGGGACGACGTTCTCGAGCGCCTGTCGCATGCTTTGGATCTTCCGCCGCCAGGTCCGCGGTTGCGAAGGCTGATGGAATCAGATCAGGTCGGTGTCGAGGGCGAGTGGCGATTGACCGAGGAGCCCGTCCTCGGACTACGCGGCGGCGACCGAACGCGCTGGCGCCTCGTCAACGCCGATCTGAAGGCCCGTCCGGAGCGCTACGTCCTCGAAGGCCCGGGGCCGTCGCCGAATGGTTCGGATCTCTATCTCCGAGCTGGCGGCGACGGCAGCGATCGCCTGCTTCAGCGCAAGTTGAAGGCGCTCCGCAGCCTGCGTGAGCACGGCGAGCTTCTCGAGATGCTGGCGAGCCCGAGGCTGAGGCGGAGGGCCTCCCACGACCGCTGGGCGCTGGATGGGCTTTCCGACGTACTCGACGCGTCCAAGATGAAAGCCTTGGGTGAGCTCTGGGCGGTGTTGCCATTGTATCTGCTGCAAGGTCCGCCGGGGGTTGGCAAGACCCGGCTGGTACAGGAGCTCGTCGCTGCCCGCATGGGTCAGGACGGGGCTGAACGCCTCCTGCTCACCGCGCAGAGCCATGCGGCGGTCGATCACCTGCTCGAGAAGGTGAAGGGCGAGCTGGACAAGCGGCGCGACATGTCGCTTCCCGACCCGGTCCTGGCGCTGCGCTGCCGGCCCAAGGACCATGGATCTGGGTCCAGCGACTGGGACTTGCCGGTCCGAGCGGCTGCGTTGGCCGCGGACCTCGCCCAAAGCGATCTCGCACGGTCCGCACCCGCCCATCTGGCGCAGAAAATCTCGGATGTGGCCGCGACGCTGCGCGGCGCCGGCATGGACGATGGTGAGCCCCTCGGCCGACAGTTGCGAAACAGCCCTGACCGGTCGTTCCAGTCGCTACTGCTGCGTTCGTCCAATCTTGTCTTCGCGTCGACTAACGCGGGCGAGCTTGAGACATTAGTCGAGGAACGAGCGCAGTTCGACTGGTCGATCGTCGAGGAGGCGGGGAAGGCGACGGGTGTCGACCTTCTCGCTCCGTTGCTGCTCTCCTACCGTCGTCTAATGATCGGCGATCACAAGCAGCTGCCGCCCTTCAACACCGAGCGTATGGAGAAGCTATTTGCAGCACCTCAGCGCATCGCGGACGCGTTCGATGTGGGGCGTCACCTGCTCGCGCGCGCGTTCGGCCAGGCCGGGATCGACGAGGCGCTCGACTTCGTAGCGAATGCCGACATCGAGACCCTCAGTGCGGGCGCACGGTCTCGGATGATGATGTTCGAGACCATGATCGAGGCGGAGACGGCGAAGCCTCCACGCGAGGGTCGCCTCTCCATGGCCATGCAGCTCGACCAGCAGCACCGCATGCACCCGGCGATCGGACAACTCGTCGAACGGTCCTTCTACCCCGGCACCCTCGCCACCTCTGACGACGCGCGGGCGCGCTTCGCGACCGAACCGTGTCCCGTCTCATTCGCGGGTGCGGTCGGATCGAGTCCTGTCACCTTCATAAACATGCCGTTCGGCCACGCCATGGTGGGCGGCTCTTCTCCGGAGATGCCGCCGCGATGGCGGAACATGCCCGAGGTCAACACGGTGGCGGAGGTCCTGCGGCGGCTCCAGGCGATTGGAGACGACAGGCCAGAGATCGCGGTGCTTACGCCATACCGGGCCCAGCATCGCTTTCTGGAGGACCGGATCGCGGCGGACCGGCGTTCCGGACGTCTCGACAACTTGGAGCGCTTCTCAGAGGTAGGGGGTGGCATTTGCCACACCGTCGACTCCTTCCAGGGTAACGAGGCTGACGTGGTCGTGATTTCCCTGGTAAGGAACAACGCCCATTCGGGCGTGAAGTCCTTGGGCTTCCTTAGCGACAAGCGGCGCATGAACGTCTTGATGAGCAGAGCGCGCTGGCGGCTCGTGCTGGTCGGCAGCTTGGACTTCCTCAAGGCGCGCTTCCAAGAGGAGCTTGAGCCGGAAGAGGGCGAGCGCCTCGGCTTCCTCCGACGCTGGCTTGCCGCTTTCCAAGAATTGGAGGGCACTAAGGGACCTGACGGTGTGCCCTTTGCGAGCGTGGTGCATATCGCCGATTTGCTAGGAGACGGGGAATGA